From the Desulfosarcina sp. BuS5 genome, one window contains:
- a CDS encoding universal stress protein has product MTIQKKLLVLVDGSERSIQTVNYVNDFMPVDENTRIVLFHVFSGVPEEYRELENEPTCVGAVSQLKSRGTEQKRKIRAYLEEAKKILIAGGFSGQSIEIKFHFLEKGVARDIINEARNGYSAVVLRRRGMGALKSIILGSVAVKLLQSLTSIPIIIVGQAAPVKKILLAVDDSPCSMKAVEFVASLLGGHGYEAHIFHAIPGLGAINFELPEVNKPKFPKIENLNNCVEAFRTKITQQFQFIKKMVLESGFEFEKISEKIISGVPSRSQAIIKEAEACGCGTIVVGRRGISKVEAFFMGRVGHKVIYGGKEFTVWVV; this is encoded by the coding sequence ATGACAATTCAAAAAAAACTGCTGGTATTAGTTGATGGTTCCGAACGATCCATACAAACGGTTAACTATGTAAATGATTTTATGCCCGTTGATGAGAATACGCGGATTGTGCTGTTTCATGTCTTCAGCGGTGTACCTGAAGAATATCGGGAATTAGAAAACGAGCCAACGTGCGTTGGCGCCGTAAGTCAATTAAAAAGTCGGGGAACAGAGCAGAAAAGAAAAATCCGGGCGTATCTGGAAGAGGCGAAAAAAATTTTGATCGCAGGCGGGTTTTCGGGACAGTCAATTGAAATCAAATTTCATTTTTTGGAAAAAGGGGTTGCCAGGGACATCATAAATGAAGCAAGAAACGGTTATAGCGCAGTCGTCTTGAGAAGGCGGGGAATGGGTGCTCTGAAAAGTATCATACTTGGCAGCGTTGCTGTCAAGCTGCTGCAATCCTTAACATCAATCCCGATTATCATTGTGGGACAGGCCGCTCCTGTCAAGAAAATTTTGTTGGCCGTGGATGATTCACCTTGTTCGATGAAAGCGGTTGAATTTGTTGCTTCATTGTTAGGAGGACATGGGTATGAGGCCCATATTTTTCATGCAATTCCAGGCCTGGGGGCTATAAACTTCGAACTTCCTGAAGTTAACAAGCCGAAGTTTCCCAAAATTGAAAATCTTAATAACTGTGTTGAAGCCTTTAGAACAAAAATAACACAACAATTTCAATTTATAAAAAAAATGGTGCTGGAATCAGGGTTTGAATTTGAAAAAATATCTGAAAAAATAATTTCCGGTGTACCCAGCCGGTCCCAGGCCATTATCAAGGAAGCGGAAGCCTGCGGCTGCGGCACAATTGTTGTCGGGCGAAGGGGCATTTCAAAGGTTGAGGCGTTTTTCATGGGCCGGGTCGGTCATAAGGTTATCTATGGAGGAAAAGAATTTACGGTCTGGGTTGTTTGA
- a CDS encoding efflux transporter outer membrane subunit produces the protein MRKQMLVIAGVLILLGGCSLAPKYTRPAPPIPAQWPQGKAYKNIPAQPDAVIIPELYRQEFFADESLQKIIEMALVNNRDLRLAALNVEKARALYGVQRAELFPTVNAAGGGGKQRLSSDLSVPGESRTVEQYSINLGVAAWEIDFFGRIRSLKEQALEEYLATDEARRNVQIALVSEVAMAYLTLAADRENFKLARSTLETRQAAYDLIKRQYDVGIATELDLRRAQIPVDTSRGDVARYEQMVAQAQNALNLLAGSPVPEDILPADLSSVTPPKEIFPGLSSEALLRRPDIVAAEHRLKGAYAFIGAARAAFFPRISLTTSLGTASDELSGLFSSGSDTWNFAPQIVMPIFDARTWAALRVSKADRKIILTQYEKAIQTAFREVADALAVQGTIDQQVSAQRSLVDAVAETYRLSNKLYAKGIDSYLGVLDAQRSLFAAQQGLISLRLARLANQVRLYAVLGGGGEPPETPHNK, from the coding sequence ATGAGAAAACAAATGTTAGTAATAGCGGGAGTGTTGATTTTATTGGGCGGCTGTTCCCTGGCCCCCAAATATACCCGGCCCGCGCCCCCGATTCCGGCACAGTGGCCGCAGGGTAAAGCCTATAAAAATATTCCGGCACAACCTGATGCGGTAATTATCCCCGAGCTTTACCGGCAGGAGTTTTTTGCCGACGAGTCGTTACAGAAGATTATTGAGATGGCCTTGGTCAACAACCGTGATTTGCGGCTTGCCGCACTGAACGTTGAAAAGGCCCGAGCCTTGTACGGCGTTCAACGGGCTGAGCTGTTCCCAACGGTCAATGCAGCGGGAGGGGGCGGCAAACAGCGCCTTTCATCCGATCTTTCAGTCCCGGGGGAATCGAGGACAGTCGAACAATACAGCATAAACCTGGGGGTTGCTGCATGGGAGATCGATTTTTTCGGCCGTATCCGCAGCCTGAAAGAACAGGCATTGGAAGAGTATCTGGCTACGGATGAGGCACGCCGCAACGTACAGATTGCGCTGGTGTCCGAGGTTGCCATGGCGTACCTGACCCTTGCCGCCGACCGGGAAAATTTCAAGCTGGCCCGCTCCACCCTTGAAACCCGGCAAGCTGCCTATGACTTGATTAAACGGCAATATGACGTCGGTATTGCGACCGAACTGGATTTGCGCCGGGCGCAAATCCCGGTGGATACATCCCGGGGAGATGTTGCCCGCTATGAGCAAATGGTGGCTCAGGCCCAGAACGCATTAAACCTTCTGGCCGGCTCGCCGGTGCCCGAAGATATCCTGCCGGCGGATCTGAGCAGCGTTACCCCCCCAAAAGAGATTTTCCCGGGCCTGTCCTCCGAGGCGCTTTTGCGCCGGCCGGACATTGTGGCCGCAGAACATCGTCTCAAGGGAGCATACGCCTTTATCGGCGCGGCCCGTGCAGCCTTTTTCCCCCGTATTTCACTGACCACCTCGCTCGGAACCGCAAGCGACGAGCTTTCCGGTCTCTTCAGTTCCGGATCGGACACATGGAACTTTGCACCGCAGATTGTAATGCCGATTTTTGACGCCCGCACCTGGGCCGCTCTTCGGGTCAGCAAAGCAGATCGGAAAATTATCCTGACCCAGTATGAAAAAGCCATTCAGACGGCCTTCAGGGAGGTAGCCGATGCCCTTGCCGTACAGGGCACAATAGACCAGCAGGTCTCTGCGCAACGATCTCTCGTTGATGCGGTTGCAGAAACATATCGTCTTTCGAATAAACTCTATGCAAAGGGGATTGACAGCTACCTGGGTGTCCTTGATGCGCAGCGATCCCTATTTGCAGCGCAGCAGGGGCTTATCTCGCTCCGCCTGGCCAGACTCGCCAACCAGGTGAGGCTTTACGCGGTATTGGGCGGAGGCGGTGAGCCGCCTGAGACACCTCATAATAAATAA
- a CDS encoding efflux RND transporter permease subunit has product MLSKFFLERPVFAWVIAIAMMAAGALAIYNLPISQYPSIAPPSIAIESFYPGASAETVENTVTQIIEQKMTGFDKLLYLSGASDSSGASRIELTFTPGTDPDLAWSKVQNKLQLAMASLPDVVQRQGVKVSKSTKNYLLIVGLISEDGSMDGNDLRDYSQSNLEKVLARVPGVGEVQNFGTQYSMRVWLNPDKLTNYHLTMEDVIMALRAYNVEISAGQFGGAPAMEGQRLNASIIVQHLLKTPKEFAAIPIRINPDGSIVRIRDVGRTELGTERYDVIAHYNGKPSAFMAIRKVSGANALETADAIKGKLVEMSRYFPSGMKVVYPYDTTPFTRVAIDEVVKTLFEAILLVFIIMYLFMGNIRATLIPTIAVPVVLLGTFAMLNFLGFSINMLTMFAMVLAIGLLVDDAIVVVENVERLMSEEGLSPKDATAKSMEEITSALIGIGLALSAVFGPMAFFQGSTGVLYRQFSVTIISSMLLSVVVALILTPVLCASFLKPVPIGHEPADNAVFFLRPFFRWFDRVFFRIRDFYIKLVGHAIAKRMRYVFIYILLIATVGFLFHRMPTSYLPNEDQGILFVQAILPSGSTLDQTEKVMEAVKNHFLGDEKGAVESFAWVSGYSFSGRGQNVALGFVHLKDWKLRERPDLKAGAVAGRAMWMFSQIRNAMVFAFPPPAVIELGNAKGFDFQLQDYGGLGHAALMAARNQLLGMAARDPRLIRVRPNGMEDVPEYYIDVDWGKAGAQGVSITAIHNTIAAAFGSAYINDFIQAGRVKRVYVQADTPYRMLPKDLEKLYVRNSQGKMVPFSSFASGHWTYGSPKLERYNGFPSINIWGEPAPGRSSGEAMAAMEEFISKLPKGIGFDWTGLSYQERMATAQGPILYAFSILVIFLCVAALYESWTIPFVNLLMLPLGVLGAIVATSQRGLPNDVYFQIGFLTTLGLSTKNAILIIQFIKERLQRGDGLIEATIGAVKTRFRPVIMTSLAFFFGVLPLAITSGAGAGAQNAIGTAVCGGMLSATFIDLLFIPLFFVIVAGFFKKEPPGQSPDKNPTANKSRGVV; this is encoded by the coding sequence ATGTTATCAAAATTTTTTCTGGAACGTCCGGTCTTTGCATGGGTCATCGCTATCGCCATGATGGCGGCCGGGGCGCTGGCGATCTATAATCTGCCTATATCGCAGTATCCCTCCATCGCTCCTCCGTCCATTGCCATTGAATCATTTTATCCCGGAGCCTCGGCGGAGACCGTTGAAAATACCGTAACCCAGATCATCGAGCAGAAAATGACCGGCTTTGACAAACTGCTGTACCTCTCCGGCGCCAGTGATTCTTCCGGCGCCTCCCGCATTGAGCTGACCTTTACCCCGGGTACCGATCCGGATCTCGCCTGGTCCAAGGTGCAGAACAAGCTCCAGCTTGCAATGGCCAGCCTGCCCGATGTTGTTCAACGTCAGGGAGTCAAGGTCAGCAAATCGACCAAAAACTACCTGCTGATCGTGGGACTGATCTCGGAAGACGGCAGCATGGACGGCAATGACCTGCGGGATTATTCCCAGTCCAACTTGGAAAAGGTGTTGGCCCGGGTGCCGGGCGTGGGTGAAGTGCAAAACTTTGGTACCCAGTATTCCATGCGGGTCTGGCTCAATCCTGACAAACTGACCAATTACCACCTGACCATGGAAGATGTCATCATGGCGCTGCGGGCCTACAATGTGGAAATTTCCGCGGGTCAGTTCGGCGGGGCGCCGGCCATGGAAGGTCAGCGCTTGAACGCCTCAATTATCGTACAGCACCTGCTCAAGACCCCGAAGGAGTTTGCCGCCATTCCAATCCGCATCAATCCTGACGGTTCCATCGTGCGGATCAGGGATGTCGGACGGACGGAACTAGGAACCGAGCGGTATGATGTCATTGCCCATTACAACGGCAAACCCTCTGCTTTTATGGCCATCCGCAAGGTTTCCGGAGCCAATGCCCTGGAGACCGCTGATGCCATCAAGGGGAAACTGGTTGAAATGAGCCGCTATTTTCCTTCCGGCATGAAGGTGGTTTATCCTTACGACACTACCCCCTTTACCAGGGTGGCCATCGACGAGGTGGTCAAGACCCTTTTCGAGGCGATCCTGCTGGTTTTTATTATCATGTATCTTTTCATGGGCAACATCCGAGCCACACTGATTCCGACTATCGCCGTGCCTGTCGTCCTGCTTGGTACTTTTGCAATGCTGAATTTTCTGGGATTCTCGATCAATATGCTGACCATGTTCGCCATGGTGCTGGCCATTGGTCTGCTGGTGGATGACGCTATCGTTGTAGTCGAAAATGTTGAGCGGCTGATGAGCGAAGAGGGCCTTTCACCCAAAGATGCCACGGCCAAGTCGATGGAAGAAATCACCAGCGCCCTGATCGGTATCGGTCTGGCACTCTCGGCTGTGTTCGGGCCCATGGCCTTTTTCCAGGGTTCTACCGGGGTTCTCTACCGCCAATTTTCTGTGACCATCATCTCCTCCATGCTACTTTCGGTTGTAGTGGCCCTGATCCTGACCCCGGTTCTCTGCGCATCGTTTCTCAAGCCGGTGCCAATCGGGCATGAACCGGCTGATAATGCGGTTTTTTTTCTGCGCCCCTTTTTTCGCTGGTTTGACAGGGTTTTTTTCCGCATAAGAGATTTCTATATAAAACTGGTCGGTCACGCGATTGCCAAACGTATGCGTTACGTGTTTATCTATATCCTGCTGATCGCAACGGTAGGTTTTCTTTTTCATCGGATGCCCACATCCTATCTTCCAAATGAGGATCAGGGAATCCTGTTTGTCCAGGCCATACTTCCGTCTGGTTCGACCCTTGATCAGACTGAAAAGGTCATGGAGGCGGTCAAAAATCATTTTTTGGGAGATGAGAAAGGCGCGGTGGAATCCTTTGCGTGGGTTTCAGGTTACAGCTTTTCCGGCCGAGGTCAGAACGTGGCCCTGGGATTTGTTCACCTCAAGGACTGGAAACTGCGAGAGCGGCCGGACTTGAAGGCCGGGGCAGTGGCTGGCAGGGCCATGTGGATGTTTTCACAAATCCGCAATGCCATGGTGTTCGCTTTTCCGCCGCCGGCGGTCATTGAACTGGGCAATGCTAAAGGCTTCGATTTTCAGTTACAGGACTATGGCGGTCTGGGTCACGCCGCGCTGATGGCGGCCCGTAACCAGCTTCTCGGCATGGCTGCCCGGGATCCGAGATTGATCAGGGTCCGGCCCAACGGCATGGAAGACGTGCCCGAGTACTACATCGACGTGGATTGGGGAAAGGCCGGTGCCCAGGGGGTTTCCATCACCGCCATCCACAACACCATTGCCGCGGCCTTCGGCAGCGCCTATATCAACGACTTTATCCAGGCAGGACGGGTCAAACGGGTGTATGTTCAGGCAGACACTCCCTATCGCATGCTGCCCAAAGACCTGGAAAAGCTCTATGTGCGCAACAGCCAGGGGAAGATGGTCCCCTTTTCTTCTTTTGCGTCCGGACACTGGACTTATGGTTCTCCCAAATTAGAGCGTTATAACGGTTTTCCGTCTATCAACATCTGGGGCGAGCCTGCGCCGGGGAGGAGTTCCGGCGAGGCCATGGCTGCCATGGAAGAATTCATTTCGAAGTTGCCGAAAGGGATCGGCTTTGACTGGACAGGGCTTTCCTACCAGGAGCGGATGGCAACCGCCCAGGGACCGATTCTCTACGCGTTCTCCATTCTCGTAATTTTTTTATGTGTAGCCGCCCTGTATGAAAGTTGGACAATCCCTTTTGTCAACCTGTTAATGTTACCCTTAGGTGTATTAGGGGCAATCGTGGCAACGTCGCAGCGGGGTCTGCCCAACGATGTCTATTTTCAGATCGGATTTCTTACCACCCTTGGCCTTTCGACAAAAAATGCCATCCTGATCATTCAGTTCATCAAAGAGCGGTTGCAGCGCGGGGATGGTTTGATCGAGGCCACCATCGGAGCCGTAAAGACCCGGTTCCGACCCGTTATCATGACCTCACTGGCTTTTTTCTTCGGGGTTCTGCCCTTGGCTATTACCAGCGGAGCCGGGGCAGGGGCCCAAAATGCCATCGGTACGGCGGTTTGCGGCGGCATGCTGTCAGCAACCTTTATTGATCTTCTTTTTATCCCGCTTTTTTTTGTGATTGTTGCCGGTTTTTTCAAAAAAGAGCCGCCCGGCCAAAGCCCCGATAAAAATCCGACAGCCAATAAATCTCGGGGGGTGGTTTAA
- a CDS encoding efflux RND transporter periplasmic adaptor subunit, translating into MQNNGIVSQIFKWSLFLAALSVGFLTAGCECRQTPVPPPVPEVSTVTMQTRKVMLSTELPGRTAPFRIAEIRPQVSGLLQKRFFREGSHVKAGQVLYQIDPAPFQAALDNARAGLGKAEANLPAVRLRAERYREVLADKAVSQQDYDDAAAALKQAQAEIQYWKAQVETARINLGYCRINAPITGRIGRSNMTEGAIVTAYQPVELATIQQLNPIYVDVPQSTTELLRLKRRLEDGRLKKYGTNQNKVKLILEDGTPYPQEGILQFRDVTVDPTTGSVILRVVFPNPEDVLLPGMFVQAVIKEGVNEQGILVPQQGVSRDRKGNPVALIVDASDNVRQRMLTLDRAIGDKWLVSAGLAPGDQLIVEGMQRVRPGGTVKVVPFNENKTRRRPEAEPDVRPQKRTDGGA; encoded by the coding sequence ATGCAAAACAATGGAATTGTGTCTCAAATCTTTAAGTGGAGTCTGTTTTTAGCTGCCCTGTCAGTCGGCTTTTTGACGGCAGGTTGCGAGTGCCGTCAAACACCTGTTCCGCCCCCTGTCCCGGAAGTCTCCACGGTAACGATGCAAACCCGAAAAGTTATGCTGTCCACTGAATTGCCAGGCCGCACGGCGCCTTTCCGTATTGCCGAAATCCGGCCACAGGTCAGCGGCCTGCTTCAGAAACGATTTTTCAGGGAAGGTTCCCATGTCAAGGCCGGTCAGGTTCTTTATCAGATAGATCCCGCTCCCTTCCAGGCGGCACTCGACAATGCCCGGGCCGGACTCGGCAAGGCTGAGGCCAATCTGCCTGCGGTCAGGTTAAGGGCCGAGCGTTACAGGGAAGTGCTTGCGGATAAAGCGGTAAGTCAACAGGACTATGACGACGCGGCTGCTGCCCTGAAACAGGCCCAGGCAGAGATTCAATATTGGAAGGCCCAGGTAGAGACGGCTCGTATCAATCTGGGATACTGCCGTATCAACGCACCCATCACAGGCCGCATCGGCAGATCCAATATGACAGAGGGTGCTATTGTGACGGCTTATCAGCCCGTGGAACTGGCAACCATTCAACAGCTGAATCCAATTTACGTGGATGTCCCCCAATCCACCACGGAACTCTTGCGTCTGAAACGCCGTTTGGAGGATGGCCGCCTCAAGAAGTATGGAACAAACCAAAACAAGGTCAAGCTCATCCTGGAAGATGGTACACCATATCCACAGGAAGGGATACTCCAGTTTCGTGATGTCACGGTGGACCCAACGACGGGATCCGTCATCCTGCGGGTTGTCTTCCCAAATCCGGAAGACGTTCTCCTGCCGGGCATGTTCGTTCAGGCGGTTATTAAAGAAGGTGTCAATGAACAAGGCATCCTCGTTCCCCAGCAGGGCGTGTCCCGCGACCGCAAGGGGAATCCCGTCGCGCTGATCGTGGATGCCTCAGACAATGTCCGGCAGCGGATGCTTACGCTCGACCGGGCCATCGGAGACAAATGGCTCGTTTCGGCAGGTCTTGCTCCCGGCGACCAGCTGATCGTCGAAGGGATGCAAAGAGTGCGGCCCGGCGGTACCGTAAAGGTTGTTCCTTTTAATGAGAATAAAACCAGGCGCAGGCCTGAGGCCGAACCTGACGTCCGGCCGCAAAAGCGAACGGACGGAGGTGCCTGA
- a CDS encoding TetR/AcrR family transcriptional regulator, with product MQGEKLSRREREKLRQRRDMLAAALELFSEKGYHNVSMHGIAEKAEFAVGTLYKFFKNKEDLYKSLIVEQAEKFHKALKKAMEEGDDEIEKLRNYVKVKSTVFMDNVSAIRLYFTETRGASFNIKAGFDIKIREQYDQLLHTLASIFESGIKKKRFQKIAEPYHLAVALSSLCNAFLFLWLEAPERHPYPGDPDVILNLLFKGLVNP from the coding sequence ATGCAAGGAGAGAAACTATCACGTCGAGAAAGAGAGAAACTCAGGCAGCGTCGAGATATGCTTGCCGCCGCCCTGGAGCTTTTCTCTGAAAAAGGGTACCATAATGTATCCATGCACGGGATTGCGGAAAAAGCCGAATTTGCCGTAGGAACGCTCTACAAGTTTTTCAAGAACAAGGAAGATCTCTACAAATCCCTTATCGTTGAGCAGGCCGAAAAATTCCATAAGGCCTTAAAGAAGGCCATGGAAGAAGGGGATGACGAGATTGAAAAACTACGAAATTACGTGAAGGTCAAAAGCACAGTCTTTATGGACAACGTCTCCGCCATCCGCCTTTATTTTACTGAAACTCGGGGCGCAAGCTTCAATATCAAGGCAGGCTTTGATATCAAAATTCGGGAACAATATGACCAGCTTCTGCATACCCTTGCCTCGATTTTTGAGAGCGGAATAAAAAAAAAACGGTTTCAGAAGATCGCCGAGCCGTACCACCTGGCCGTTGCCCTTAGCAGTCTTTGCAATGCTTTTCTTTTTCTCTGGCTGGAAGCGCCTGAGCGACATCCTTATCCTGGAGACCCGGACGTCATATTGAACCTTTTATTCAAAGGGTTGGTTAATCCGTAA
- a CDS encoding MBL fold metallo-hydrolase, with the protein MHVTFYGAAREVTGSMHLITTETDRILLNCGMFQGRRKETAQKNNVLPFDPNIIRNIVFSHAHIDHSGRIPMITNRNFHGQVICTRANIFCWIPPTCRNSTLIT; encoded by the coding sequence ATGCATGTTACGTTTTATGGCGCTGCAAGGGAAGTTACCGGTTCGATGCATCTTATTACTACTGAAACCGACCGGATATTACTGAATTGTGGTATGTTTCAGGGACGTCGGAAAGAGACTGCCCAAAAAAACAATGTATTGCCGTTCGACCCGAATATCATCAGGAACATCGTGTTTTCACACGCACACATAGATCACTCGGGCCGCATACCAATGATCACAAACCGGAATTTTCACGGACAGGTTATTTGTACGCGTGCAAATATCTTTTGCTGGATTCCGCCCACATGCAGGAATTCGACGCTAATTACTTGA
- a CDS encoding MTAP family purine nucleoside phosphorylase, translating into MLGIIGGTGLYNIRDLKIIKKELVDTPFGAPSGAMVTGELDGGKVIFLPRHGENHQCLPSEINYRANIFALKLAGVTQIISISAAGSLRSEIAPGDFSVPGQYFDMTKGIRKASFFGNGMSAHVSTAEPACPVLTEAIKNAGTKIKEPVHTGVVYACVEGPRLGTVAESNFLRNAASCDIVGMTNLPEAFLAREAQICYASIVIATDYDCWLDDPSKHVSVAKVIELYESSLGKVIHLLKLFIQELPPVKPHLCRESLKDAMITPADGLPDDQKLILAVLQR; encoded by the coding sequence GTGCTTGGCATAATAGGTGGAACAGGTCTTTATAATATTAGAGATCTTAAGATAATAAAAAAAGAGCTTGTAGATACGCCTTTCGGAGCGCCGTCCGGTGCCATGGTAACCGGAGAGCTGGATGGTGGAAAAGTAATTTTTTTGCCCCGCCACGGTGAGAACCATCAGTGTCTGCCTTCAGAAATAAATTACCGCGCAAATATATTTGCATTAAAATTAGCCGGTGTCACGCAAATCATAAGCATCTCCGCCGCCGGTAGCCTCCGCAGCGAGATTGCGCCTGGGGATTTCTCGGTTCCAGGTCAGTATTTTGATATGACCAAAGGTATTCGCAAGGCGAGTTTTTTCGGCAATGGCATGTCCGCTCATGTTTCCACGGCAGAGCCGGCCTGCCCGGTATTGACAGAGGCTATTAAAAATGCCGGCACAAAAATTAAAGAGCCGGTTCATACAGGAGTGGTGTATGCCTGTGTGGAGGGCCCGCGGCTGGGGACTGTGGCGGAGAGTAATTTCCTAAGAAATGCCGCGTCATGCGATATTGTCGGTATGACTAATTTACCCGAAGCATTCCTGGCCAGGGAAGCCCAAATATGTTATGCATCCATTGTCATTGCCACTGATTATGACTGCTGGCTTGATGATCCCTCAAAACATGTTTCAGTTGCAAAAGTAATTGAGCTGTATGAATCCAGCCTTGGAAAGGTGATTCATTTGTTGAAATTATTTATACAGGAACTTCCCCCCGTAAAACCGCACCTCTGCCGTGAAAGCCTTAAAGATGCAATGATTACACCTGCAGACGGGCTGCCGGATGATCAAAAGCTTATTCTTGCTGTTCTTCAAAGATAG
- a CDS encoding CBS and ACT domain-containing protein has protein sequence MLVKNWMNKKPVTINADATVQDAVELMLKNELHLLPVLENDLLVGVVTDKNLKKVSVPDLDIQPADDPDDKFSRIKIKEIMTAEPVSIPLDYTIQEAAEVFLVNKISGAPVLNDKKKMLGLITQADIFRAMILFTGTGDKGIRFAVDQVNFSGCVKEITDLIRDHGGRVNSVMTSVKRAKEGHIKIYITAYNIDAPSLRRLKEILEEKSTLLYMMDNSANERTIY, from the coding sequence ATGTTAGTAAAAAACTGGATGAACAAAAAGCCGGTTACAATTAATGCAGATGCTACTGTCCAGGATGCAGTGGAATTGATGCTTAAAAATGAACTCCATTTACTCCCTGTTTTGGAAAATGACTTGCTGGTAGGGGTTGTAACAGACAAAAATCTTAAAAAAGTATCTGTGCCTGATCTTGATATACAGCCGGCAGATGATCCGGACGATAAATTTTCAAGGATTAAAATCAAAGAAATTATGACGGCGGAGCCTGTTTCCATTCCATTGGATTATACTATTCAAGAAGCCGCGGAAGTATTCCTGGTTAATAAAATATCGGGAGCGCCGGTTCTTAATGATAAAAAAAAGATGCTCGGTCTTATCACACAGGCGGATATTTTCAGAGCAATGATTTTATTTACAGGCACTGGAGATAAAGGAATTCGTTTTGCCGTTGATCAGGTTAATTTTTCCGGATGTGTAAAAGAGATAACCGACCTTATCCGGGATCATGGGGGACGCGTTAATAGTGTAATGACATCCGTCAAGCGGGCTAAGGAAGGCCATATAAAAATTTATATTACCGCATATAATATTGACGCCCCCAGCCTTCGGAGGCTGAAAGAAATTTTGGAAGAAAAAAGCACTCTGCTTTATATGATGGATAATTCTGCTAACGAGAGAACTATTTACTAG